In Clostridiisalibacter paucivorans DSM 22131, the genomic stretch GTACATTTCTGCAAATTCTTCTGGAACTGATTGAGGATCTAGTACATGGCCAGTGAGAAAAGTGCAACCTATTCCTCTTCTTGATGCCTTTGCTGACTCTTTGACTTCGGCTCCCCTTGCCTCTTCTAGTATGATCACGTCTCTATTTGCCCGAAGCATCCATTTGAATTCTTCCAGAAGTCCATATTTTGGTGTTTCCTGCATACTGACTATATTTCTATCAGGATATATCTCTTGAAGTTTTGCTTCAAAGTCAGATGCTAGAGTTCCAATTTTGAGGTTTTCATTCAAAAGTCCCACCAGGTATTTTAGAAATGTGGTTTTCCCTCTGTTTATGCCGCCTATAATTACTATGGAAGGCAGGATTTTGAATAAAATTTTTGTAAATTTTATAATCTCTTTGTTTATTCCTCCGTTTTTCAGATATGATTCTTCGGTGGGGGAAAAAGAATTAAATAATTTGATAAAAAGATAATTTCTATATCCTGCTGGTTTTAGTGCTGCGGTCACTCTGGCTCCTGACAAAAGTTTACTTTCTACTAATGGATTTTCCCGATTTATATCGGGCTTGTTATCGTGTTGTATCGCCCGTTTGATTATTATTTCAAACTCTTCTTCGCTATCAAATTGTATATCTAGCTTTTTCCAGGTTCCATCACTTTTTTCTACTTCTATCCAATCATAGTCTATACATTCTATGTTGTTATATTTTTTTTCTCTATTTTCTACTAAATCATGTATAATTGATAGTCCATATTCTTTTTTGAATATTTCATATGCCAGATGGTCCACATCTTTTGCTCTATATCTTTTCAATATAGCTTTGATTTTGTCTATGACATATTCTTGAGCCTCTTGGTTGCCACTACAACATTGTAGTATCATTCTTGAATGTTTTTCATCTTCTTCTGGACTGTCAAACTGATATTCATTCATATGATCTCTTACTTTTTCTATCCATCTATTCATCTATCATCATTCCTCCTTGAATCATTACTTTATTTTTTTTGGTTGCCTTTTCTTTTTGTATTTGATTGCCATGTTTTCTTAGATATATTCTTCCTTTTTTTTGTGCTATGTCTATGGCTGATTCTTCTTGATTTGTTAGTTTGAATAGTGCTGTTATTGGCTTGAATGCTTTTTCTTTTGTATCTACGAATGATACATTATTTGTGTCAAAAATTTGAACTATCCTAATTTGTCCCACTACTAATTCTGGTGGTTTGATGGATATTTCTCCATTGGGCATTTCTTTTCTAGGGTATGAAACCATCACATCTACTACATCTCCTGGCTGTGCATCGCCTCCAATCATGTCTGTGAAATCATTGAATTTGATTCCAAGTAGTCTTTCGTCTTCTTGAAACCACTTGTCCTTTTCCATCAATTCATTTTTCAAGATTGCCCTATCTTCTACTATGTCTGTGATTGCTACTTTTCCTATGGCTTCTGACATATCTCCTATAGCTTTGGGATGTCTATCTGGTACATATATCTCAACTTCCTCTAGGTCTTTTCCTTGAATTATTTCTCCTCTTTTTATATCATTTTGGGATTTCACCACTATAATTTTTTCAGGGATTACTAATTTTTCTATTTTGGTTTGATAGTATGTTATTAGCCCTCCTATCACTAGGATAGAGAGGGCTAATAACATGAGCTTTGATACTTTTTCATTTATTTTTTTTATTATTTCCATTTATTTATCTTCCTCCTCCTCTTCAAGGGTTATTTTATTCTTTTCTAGAAATTTCAATATGCCATAGGGGTTTATATATGCTATTTCTTTTTCTCCTGGAAACTCTACTCCTATCTGTATATGAAGGTGGGTAGCAAATTTTCCTGTAGTCCCCTCGGGTCCATATCCACTGTCACCCATATATCCTATGATATCTCCTGCTTTGATTCTATCTCCCCTGTCTATCCCTCTTTCGTATTCTTCCATATGGGCATAGTACCAATATCTATTGTTTGAATCTCTGATGCCTATTCTCCATCCTCCTAGCCTTTCCCATCCTATCCTTTCTACTATCCCCGATGTAACTGCTACCAATGGAGTACCTCGTTTTGCCATGATGTCGTTTCCTTTGTGATGTCTATCTCCTCCAAAGGTTCGTCCTGCTCCAAAGTCATCATTGTGGATATAGTCATATCCTCTTGGGATAGGATAGTATCCATGATATTCTATTATTTCTTTGCCTTCTTCGTCCTCTTCTATTTCTGCTAAATCGTCATATATCATGTAGTAGTATTTTTTGATATCTTTGTATGTTTTGTATTTTGTCTTTCCTAGGACCTCTTCTCTTCCTAATTTCTCATATAGTTCTGCAAAATCCACCATTTCTGATGAACTGAACTCATCAAATTGAAAATCTATGGATACCAGGTATGAAGTCAGATGTTTTATCCAGTTTCCACCAAATTTCTTTTCGCATCTTAGTGCTGCATCTATCATATCTTCTTTGGCTGTATGTATGATTAGTACATCTTGCTCTGTTGAATCATCACCACCAGATATTACTAAAAACATCATAGGTATTAATATTATAAGTATAAAAAATAGGCTACTTACAATAATAGCCCATTTATACTTAGCTAAAAGATTTTTGAAAATCTTTTTTTTTTCTTTTTATATTTTTCCTCTGAATTTTTTATTATACTCCTAATATCTTCGATAATACCCCCCCTTTCTTCTCAAATTTCTCTATTCCATAGCAAAATCTAGATAAATCGTAAAAACTTTCTATCATTTCTTCACTGCATCCCTTTAATGCCACAGCTGGTTTTCCGTATCTAATATTTTTTATAGCTATCTCTGTATCTTGTGGGATTGTTGTTATCCCTGCAAATTTATGGTTGAAATATTTTTCTATTTTCTTTGGTGTAAATTCTTTGTTTTCTAAATATTTGTTTATTACCAATACTATTTTTTTTAAAGGTATATTCATACTTTCCATTTTCTTTAATACTATTTTATTTTCTTCCATAGATTTATAATCTAAGTCTTGTACTAAAAGAATAGTATCTGCTAAATTTAATACATTTTTGGTTATTTCATCATCTAGATTTTTATTTGTATCGATAAAGACTACCTCATTTTCACTTCTAAGGTAGTCTATAATAGCCATAAATTTTCCTTTATCTCTTTTTATAAATATTTTTTCAAAACCTTCATTATATTTTTTGTTAGTTAATATCCTAAGATTATCATTCAGTAATCTATACTGTAAATCATCTAAATAACTTAAATTTTGATTTTCAATAAGTTCTTTTATTGCATTTTGTTTTGTTTCATCAGGATTGTAAAAATAATATGATAATGCTCTGTTTTCTAAGTCACCATCTATTAACGCCGTTTTTATACGTTGTCCAGCAACAGTATATGCTAAATTGCTTGATACAAAGCTCTTTCCAGTTGTACCAGCTGAATAAATTGCTATAACTCTTTTAAAGCCCTTAGTTACTTTATTTATATATTCCCTCTTCTCTGACTCTTGTTCATATCTTTGAAAATCAAATTCACTACTTGGGTTTTTTATTTCTTTTATAAGTTCAGCTTCTATATCATCATATATGATTATACTGTATATTCCTAAATTTACTAATTTTTGAAAAAATCTCTTGTTGTATTTATCTACAAGAATTAAAATGTCTAGTAATGGTCTGTTTTTTCGTATTTCTCTAACTTTTTTTAACAAATTCTCTCCCTGAGGATTAGAATCTAAATCCTTAGAAATTATTATTAGATCTGGTTCATCTAAATCTACATAATCTAAAAGCATATCTAAATTTTCAGCCTTGCTTACTATTTGAAGTCCCTTTTCTTTTTGAATAATATTTTTAATGTATTTAGAAATGCTTCCATCTATAATTCTCATTTGAATCACCT encodes the following:
- a CDS encoding ATPase, T2SS/T4P/T4SS family, encoding MNRWIEKVRDHMNEYQFDSPEEDEKHSRMILQCCSGNQEAQEYVIDKIKAILKRYRAKDVDHLAYEIFKKEYGLSIIHDLVENREKKYNNIECIDYDWIEVEKSDGTWKKLDIQFDSEEEFEIIIKRAIQHDNKPDINRENPLVESKLLSGARVTAALKPAGYRNYLFIKLFNSFSPTEESYLKNGGINKEIIKFTKILFKILPSIVIIGGINRGKTTFLKYLVGLLNENLKIGTLASDFEAKLQEIYPDRNIVSMQETPKYGLLEEFKWMLRANRDVIILEEARGAEVKESAKASRRGIGCTFLTGHVLDPQSVPEEFAEMYLEGGIPVDINFLLYRFARAFNITYRIRQLEDGRRIVDDISEIVVDIETRTYKRNILFSWNPKTEIHQRVGGIEGEDLLMRMEYYNLTEEEKKYLKMMGDTN
- a CDS encoding SAF domain-containing protein; the encoded protein is MEIIKKINEKVSKLMLLALSILVIGGLITYYQTKIEKLVIPEKIIVVKSQNDIKRGEIIQGKDLEEVEIYVPDRHPKAIGDMSEAIGKVAITDIVEDRAILKNELMEKDKWFQEDERLLGIKFNDFTDMIGGDAQPGDVVDVMVSYPRKEMPNGEISIKPPELVVGQIRIVQIFDTNNVSFVDTKEKAFKPITALFKLTNQEESAIDIAQKKGRIYLRKHGNQIQKEKATKKNKVMIQGGMMIDE
- a CDS encoding M23 family metallopeptidase; translated protein: MMFLVISGGDDSTEQDVLIIHTAKEDMIDAALRCEKKFGGNWIKHLTSYLVSIDFQFDEFSSSEMVDFAELYEKLGREEVLGKTKYKTYKDIKKYYYMIYDDLAEIEEDEEGKEIIEYHGYYPIPRGYDYIHNDDFGAGRTFGGDRHHKGNDIMAKRGTPLVAVTSGIVERIGWERLGGWRIGIRDSNNRYWYYAHMEEYERGIDRGDRIKAGDIIGYMGDSGYGPEGTTGKFATHLHIQIGVEFPGEKEIAYINPYGILKFLEKNKITLEEEEEDK
- a CDS encoding AAA family ATPase, translating into MRIIDGSISKYIKNIIQKEKGLQIVSKAENLDMLLDYVDLDEPDLIIISKDLDSNPQGENLLKKVREIRKNRPLLDILILVDKYNKRFFQKLVNLGIYSIIIYDDIEAELIKEIKNPSSEFDFQRYEQESEKREYINKVTKGFKRVIAIYSAGTTGKSFVSSNLAYTVAGQRIKTALIDGDLENRALSYYFYNPDETKQNAIKELIENQNLSYLDDLQYRLLNDNLRILTNKKYNEGFEKIFIKRDKGKFMAIIDYLRSENEVVFIDTNKNLDDEITKNVLNLADTILLVQDLDYKSMEENKIVLKKMESMNIPLKKIVLVINKYLENKEFTPKKIEKYFNHKFAGITTIPQDTEIAIKNIRYGKPAVALKGCSEEMIESFYDLSRFCYGIEKFEKKGGVLSKILGV